GGGTTGGATGGGTCGGGTGCGGAACTGGATAGAGACGCGGTTCAGCGTGATGGTCCGTTCCCTGGGGCTTCACCGTTTGTCGGCCCGGTCCTTTTGGGGGCTGGTCTCGCGGGTGAACCTCATCGTCTTGGTGCACAACCTGATCCGCAGTCGGCTGCTGCTCAAGATGGCGGGGGTGGAGCTATGAAGTAGCACACGAAGGTATTAGAGGAGCTCCTCTTCCCGGAAGAAGAGGGCGATCTCCCGGGCCGCGTCTTCCGGGCTCGCGGAGCCGTGGATCACGTTCTCGTCAATGGTGGTGGCAAAGTCCCCCCGGATGGTGCCGGGCAGGGCGTCCTTGGGGTGGGTGGCCCCCATCATCTTCCGCACCTCGGCGATGGCGTTCGGGCCCTCGAGGACGAAGGCCACCACCGGCCCGGAGGTGATGAACTCCACCAGGCCTTGGAAGAAAGGCTTCTCCCGGTGCTCGGCGTAGTGGGCCTCCGCCAGCTCCCGGCCGATCCGGAGCATCCTCAGCCCCACCAGCCTGAACCCCTTGCGCTCAAACCGGCCCAGGATCTCGCCCACGAGCCCCCGGCGCACGCCGTCGGGCTTGACCATGACGAAGGTCCGCTCCATACCCCCGGCAGTCTACGCCACCCGGCGGCCCTCCGCAAGGTCCGGCCGGGACCAAGGCATCAGCGCTGGTTGAGGAGGATGTACAGGAGCAGGACCACCCAGGCCCCGATGAGGAGGAGGTCCCGCCAGGAGAAGTGGGCCTTCCTCTTTGGCTCCAGGACCTGGGTGGGCATCTCCTCCGTGTCCCCCAGCTTGAGCCGGACCGGCCCCCGGGCGGTCTCCAGGGCCAGGGCGTAGGGGCGGCTTTGCTGGGGCAGGGCCTCGGGCAGCTTGGCGATGGCCAGGCTGATGTTGTCCGGCCCCCCCCACTCGTTGGCCAGGTCCACAAGCCGCCGGGCGGCCTCCTCCGGGGGGAAGTCCTTCAGGACCTCCTGCAGGGTCTTGTCCTCCAAGACGCTGTATAGGCCGTCGGTGGCCAGGAGGAAGAGGTCGTTTGGCTCGGCCTTCAGGCCCAGGAGGTCCACCCGGGCCTCGGGGAAGGAGCCCAGGGCGTTGGTGATCACGTTGCGCCAGCGGTGGGTCCGGGCCTCCTCGGCGGTGAGGAGGCCCTGGCGCATCCTTTCCGCCACCCAGGAGTGGTCCTCCGTGAGCTGGAGAAGCTCCCCCTGGCGCAGGAGGTAGGCCCTCGAGTCCCCCACGTGGGCGATCAGGGCGTAGGGGAGGTCCAGCCACAAGGCGGTGGCCGTCGTCCCCATGCCCCGGTACTCGGGCCGCTGGGCCAGCTCGTAGACCCGGCGGTTGGCCTTCTCAAAGGCCTCGAGGAGGACCTGGGGGGAGGGGGCCTTGTCCCGCACGTGGGCCAGGATGGTCTCCGAGGCCACCCGGGCGGCCACGTCCCCCGTCTTGTGCCCCCCCATCCCGTCCGCCACCAGGAGGAAGGCCCCGGTCTCCGTCCTCTCCACCGCCACCCAGTCCTCGTTCTTGGGGCGCTTGCGCCCGGGGTGGGTCAGGGCGGCGAGGACGACTTCCACGCCCCCCATCTTATACCGCCTCCTCCCTGGGCCAGGCCGCCACTACCCCCCGAGGAGGATCTGGAAGGCCACCATGGCCGCCACGGACAGGGTGAGGGCGGTGGCCACCTCCTCGGAGCGGGCCTCCTTGAGGGCGTCGGGGAGGATCTCCGCCACCGCCATCCAGATCATGGCCCCCGCCGCGAAGCCGAGCCCGGCGGGCAGGACCTGCCGGAAAGCCTCCACGAACAAGAAGGCGGGCACGGCCATGAGGGGCTGGGGGAGGCTGGAGAAGACGCTCCAAAGGGCGGCGCCCAGGACGCTCACCCCCCGGGGCACCAGGACCAGGCTGATGGCCAGCCCTTCCGGGATGTTGTGAATGGCGATGGCCAGGGTGATGAAGACCCCCAGGGCCTCCCCGCCGCCGAAGGACACCCCTACCCCCACCCCTTCCGCGAAGGAGTGGAGGGTCATGATGCCCACGATCATCAGGGCCTTGCGGGCGTCCAGGCCCTGGAGGTCGCCGAAGCTCACCTCCCGCCCCTCGAGAAGGCGGTGAGAGAGGAGGATAAAACCTAGCCCTAGGACCACGCCCAAAAGGGTCCGGCCCAGGTGGAGGTGGACCCCCTCGTAGATGAGGCCGAAGCTCGCCGCCAGCATCAGCCCGGCCGCCACCGCGTTGGCGATGCCCAGGTGCCTTTGGGCGATCTTTTGGGTAAAGAGGAAGGGGATCGCCCCGAGCCCGGTGGCCACCGCGGTGAGGAGGGCGTACCAGAAGACGGTCAGGGGGGAGACGTCCATGGCCTCCAGTTTATCAGTAGTAGTTACTGATTGCAACAACTGACCCTTTTCCCTTTGTGGGGTTTCCCGAAGGTCCGGCCATGCCCTCAGGATACTGCTTTACGCCGGCGAGCTTGACGTGGTACAAAAGGGGGGAATGCTGAAGGGCGACCTGGCCGAGTTTCCCCTGACCGATCTCCTTTCCGCCCTGATGGGGGCGGGGCGGAGCGGGGCGCTCCTCGTGGAGGCCCCCTTCCTGAAAGGGGAGGTCTACCTCCGGGGGGGGCAGGTGGTGCACGCAGTGGCCCGGACGGAGGAGCGGGCCCGGGAAGGGGAGGGGGCCCTCCTCCTCCTTTCGGGCCTCTCCCGGGCCCCCTTTCGCTTTGAGCCCGAGAAGACCCCTCCCAACACCACCCTCCTGGGCGGGCTTTCCACCCCCATGCGGGTGGCGGAGGCCAAGGAGGTCTTCCGCCGCCTCGAGCACCTCCCCAAGGACTGGGGCCTGGTCTTCCGCCTGCCCCAGGCGGCCCAGGAGGTCCAGCTCTCCCTGGAGGAGCTGAGGCTCATGGGCGGGGCGGAGGGAAAGCGGGTGGCCGAGGTCCTCCTGGAGGAGGCGGACCCCCTGCGGGCGGCCGAGCTTCTGGACCGGCTCCTGGCCAAGGGGGTTCTGGAGGCGGTGCCCGAGGTCCGGCTTCCCCCGAGCGAGCTTTTGGTCCTGCCCATCTACGGCCCCGGGGAGGGGGTGGCCTTCGTGGACGAGGCCCTGTACGGGGAGTGGGCCCGGACGATCCGGCGGGCCTTCCGGGCGCGGCTTCTGCCCCGGGATGTGGTGCTGGAGGTCCGGCCCCGGCCCAACATCCCGGGCCGGATCGGCCTGATGGAGAAGGACCTTGTCCGCCTGCGCCTGAGGCGGGGGGACAAGGTGCGGGTGGTGCCGGAGGTGTAGCGTGGACATCCTGGCTTGGAACGAGGTCTTGAACCGCTTGGTCTACGGCTTCCCCATGAAGCTGGTCTTCCTCCTGGTGGGGGCGTATCTGGTCGTCTTCCGCATCCGCTGGTTCAGCGCCCCCTTGCGGATGCTCCGGGTTTCCTTCGCCGAGACCTTCGGGGCCATCCGGGAGCGGACCTTCGGCTTCGGGGGCCAGATCACCCCCTTCCAGGCCACCATGGTGGCCCTCTCCGCCACCGTAGGCACGGGCCACCTCCTGGGGATGCTGGCCGCGGTCCTGGTGGGGGGGCCGGGGGCGGTCTTCTGGATGTGGGTGGGGTACTTCTTCGGAGCGGGGACCAAGTTCGCCGAGGCCACTCTGGCCGTTCACTACCGCCGCCGGTTCAAGGACGGCTCGGTCTCGGGCGGGCCCATGTACTACCTCTTTCGGGGCCTGCCCCGGTGGCGCTTCCTGGGGGCGGTCTTCGCCTTCTTCGCCGCGGTGGCCGCCTTCGGCATCGGGAACCTGGCCCAGGGGAGCGCCTTGGGCGGGGCCCTTTCCCCCTGGGTGCCCCCGGGGCTTCTGGGCCTCTTCCTGGCGGTTTTAGTGGTCCTGGTCCTGGGCGGGGGGGTGCGCCGGGTGGCCCTTTTCGCCCAGTACGTGGTTCCCCTGAAGCTCCTCCTCTTCCTGGTGGCCATCCTGCCCCTTCTGATCCTCTATGGGGGAGGGCTGGGCCAGGCCCTGGTCCTGGTCTTCCAGGCCGCCTTCACCCCGGAGGCGGCCCTGGGCGGGGCGGCGGGGTACAGCCTTTTCGCGGCCATCAACGCGGGCCTCGGCCGGGGGATCTTCGCCAACGAGGCCGGGCTCGGCTCGGCCCCCATCGCCCACGCCCAGGCCATGGTGGACCACCCGGTCCGCCAGGGCTTCTGGGGGGTGACGGAGATGTTCGTCTCCTTCCTGGTCACCACCTTGACCGCCCTCACCTTCATCGCCTCGGGGCTTTGGCGGCAGGCGGGGGGCGCGGCCGAGGCGGCCCAGGCCCTCTTCCAGGCCCACCCCCTGGGGGGCGCGGCCCTCGCGGCCACGGTGGCCGTTTTCGCCCTGGGGGCGATGGTGGCCTGGGGGTTTTACGGGGAGGAGGCGGCGGCCTACCTCCTGGGGGAGGGGATCCGCTGGCCCTACCGGCTGGCCTTCGCGGTCTTCGCCCTGGTGGGGCCTTTGGGGGGCCTCGAGGGCTTCCTGGCCGTCTCGGACACCCTGAACGGCCTGATGGCCGTGCCCAACCTCCTGGGCCTGGTTCTGCTGGGGCCGGTGGTCCAGCGCCTGGTCCAGGGCTTCTTCCAGGGGGAGGCCTGGCGCCCTCCCCAGGACTAGGGGGGCGGGGGCGTGGGGGCCGAGCGGGTGGTGGTGGGCCTCTCCGGGGCCTCGGGGATGCCTTACGCCTTGGACCTCCTCCGGGCCCTAAGGGGGTTTGAGGGCCTCGAGGTCCACCTGGTCCTCACCGGGGGGGCGCGGCGGGTCCTCTGGGAGGAGATGGGCCTTTCGCCCAAGGAGGTGGAGGGCTTGGCCCACGTGGTGCACAAGGACACGGACCTGGGGGCCCCCATCGCCTCCGGCTCCTTCCGCACCCGGGGGATGGTGGTGGTGCCCTGCTCCGCCTCCACCCTGAGCAAGGTGGCCTACGGCCTGGCGGACAACCTCCTCACCCGGGCGGCCTACGTCCACCTGAAGGAGCGCCGCCCTTTGATCCTGGTCCTCCGGGAGACCCCCCTGCCCCTGCCCACCCTGGAGGCCATGGTCCGGGTGGCCCAGGCCGGGGCGGTGGTCCTGCCCGCGAGCCCGGGCTTCTACCACCGGCCCCAGAGGGTGGAGGACCTTTTGGCCTTCATCACCGAGCGGGTCCTGGACCTTCTGGGCCTCGAGGCCCCCGGGGCGAGGCGGTGGAAGGAGCCCTAGGGCCAGGGCTTCCCGTACTTGCGCACCTCCGCCCCCGGGAAGGCCGCCCGCAGGAGCGCCTCCAGGTGGCGTGCGGCCTCGGGGTAGAGGCCCAGGCAGGGGCCCGCCATGTAGAGGAAGAGGTAGCGGGGCCTGCGGGGGGACTGGGAGAAGCCCA
This genomic stretch from Thermus filiformis harbors:
- the ndk gene encoding nucleoside-diphosphate kinase, which encodes MERTFVMVKPDGVRRGLVGEILGRFERKGFRLVGLRMLRIGRELAEAHYAEHREKPFFQGLVEFITSGPVVAFVLEGPNAIAEVRKMMGATHPKDALPGTIRGDFATTIDENVIHGSASPEDAAREIALFFREEELL
- a CDS encoding PP2C family protein-serine/threonine phosphatase; this translates as MEVVLAALTHPGRKRPKNEDWVAVERTETGAFLLVADGMGGHKTGDVAARVASETILAHVRDKAPSPQVLLEAFEKANRRVYELAQRPEYRGMGTTATALWLDLPYALIAHVGDSRAYLLRQGELLQLTEDHSWVAERMRQGLLTAEEARTHRWRNVITNALGSFPEARVDLLGLKAEPNDLFLLATDGLYSVLEDKTLQEVLKDFPPEEAARRLVDLANEWGGPDNISLAIAKLPEALPQQSRPYALALETARGPVRLKLGDTEEMPTQVLEPKRKAHFSWRDLLLIGAWVVLLLYILLNQR
- a CDS encoding ZIP family metal transporter, whose protein sequence is MDVSPLTVFWYALLTAVATGLGAIPFLFTQKIAQRHLGIANAVAAGLMLAASFGLIYEGVHLHLGRTLLGVVLGLGFILLSHRLLEGREVSFGDLQGLDARKALMIVGIMTLHSFAEGVGVGVSFGGGEALGVFITLAIAIHNIPEGLAISLVLVPRGVSVLGAALWSVFSSLPQPLMAVPAFLFVEAFRQVLPAGLGFAAGAMIWMAVAEILPDALKEARSEEVATALTLSVAAMVAFQILLGG
- a CDS encoding DUF4388 domain-containing protein, whose translation is MLKGDLAEFPLTDLLSALMGAGRSGALLVEAPFLKGEVYLRGGQVVHAVARTEERAREGEGALLLLSGLSRAPFRFEPEKTPPNTTLLGGLSTPMRVAEAKEVFRRLEHLPKDWGLVFRLPQAAQEVQLSLEELRLMGGAEGKRVAEVLLEEADPLRAAELLDRLLAKGVLEAVPEVRLPPSELLVLPIYGPGEGVAFVDEALYGEWARTIRRAFRARLLPRDVVLEVRPRPNIPGRIGLMEKDLVRLRLRRGDKVRVVPEV
- a CDS encoding alanine/glycine:cation symporter family protein, whose protein sequence is MDILAWNEVLNRLVYGFPMKLVFLLVGAYLVVFRIRWFSAPLRMLRVSFAETFGAIRERTFGFGGQITPFQATMVALSATVGTGHLLGMLAAVLVGGPGAVFWMWVGYFFGAGTKFAEATLAVHYRRRFKDGSVSGGPMYYLFRGLPRWRFLGAVFAFFAAVAAFGIGNLAQGSALGGALSPWVPPGLLGLFLAVLVVLVLGGGVRRVALFAQYVVPLKLLLFLVAILPLLILYGGGLGQALVLVFQAAFTPEAALGGAAGYSLFAAINAGLGRGIFANEAGLGSAPIAHAQAMVDHPVRQGFWGVTEMFVSFLVTTLTALTFIASGLWRQAGGAAEAAQALFQAHPLGGAALAATVAVFALGAMVAWGFYGEEAAAYLLGEGIRWPYRLAFAVFALVGPLGGLEGFLAVSDTLNGLMAVPNLLGLVLLGPVVQRLVQGFFQGEAWRPPQD
- a CDS encoding UbiX family flavin prenyltransferase, giving the protein MGAERVVVGLSGASGMPYALDLLRALRGFEGLEVHLVLTGGARRVLWEEMGLSPKEVEGLAHVVHKDTDLGAPIASGSFRTRGMVVVPCSASTLSKVAYGLADNLLTRAAYVHLKERRPLILVLRETPLPLPTLEAMVRVAQAGAVVLPASPGFYHRPQRVEDLLAFITERVLDLLGLEAPGARRWKEP